Part of the Ignavibacterium album JCM 16511 genome, TATTTCACCTGCATTTAAATATTATTCTGGTTTAAGAGGTGACGCAAACGATTTTTATAATATGTCAACTGCAGCAGTAATTGGGATTTATATAAATCACTTCCTTAGCGGACTTGATGCTGTCTGGTCTGCGGTTCAGTTTAATAAAGACCTTGCTGTTAAAGTGAGGATGGATTCTTATCAGTTAACAAACAAAACGGAATTGTTTCCTGCCGTTTATCTCAAATACAATCTGTAATTTTGCATAAGAAAATTTTTTTATGCAAATACAGAAACAGAAATATGAAATTACCACTGGTAGCAATAGTAGGAAGACCAAATGTCGGAAAATCAACTTTGTTTAATCGCTTGCTCGGAAAGCGTGATGCGATAGTTGATGATGTTAGCGGAGTAACACGCGACAGAAATTACGGTGAGAGCGATTGGTCCGGAAAAAAATTTCGCCTGATTGATACGGGTGGATATGTTCCTGAATCTTCAGACTTGTTCGAATCAGCAATACGCGAGCAAGTTGAAACAGCCATTGATGAAGCTGATTCTATAATCTTCCTTCTTGACTTCAAAGCAGGATTAAATCCTATTGATAAAATTATTGCCAATATGCTTCGGCAGTCAGGTAAAAAATATTTTGTCGTTATTAATAAAGTTGATAATGAAATTCAGAAGCAGGCATTAAGTGAATTTTATGAAATTGGTGTTGACAAAATTTATAACATTAGTGCTCTTAGCGGAAGACAACTTGGTGATTTACTTGATGATATAACATCAGATTTTCCTGAAATTGATGAAACTCTTCAAGACCCAAGATTGAAAATTGCAATTGTCGGAAGACCAAATGTTGGGAAGTCATCTCTCGCTAATGCTTTGCTTGGTCAGGAAAGAAGTATCGTTACTGACATTCCCGGAACAACAAGAGACAGTATTGATTCAATTCTCAAATACTACGGTGAAGAAATTATTTTGATCGACACGGCAGGACTCAGAAAGAAAAGCAAAGTTCAGGAGAGTATAGAATTTTTTTCTAACATCAGAACTTATAAAGCAATTGGTGAGTGTGATGTAGCAATAGTTATGATTGATGCAAAACTTGGCTTTGAAAGTCAGGACCAAAAAATTATTGATGAAGTTATCCGATGGAGAAAAGGATTAATCATAGCTGTAAACAAATGGGATTTGATTGAAAAAGATCAGAACACTGCATTGCAATTCGAAAGAGCAATAAGGAATAAATTAGGCACTGCAGATTTCGCTCCGATTATTTTCATATCTGCATTAACCAAGCAAAGAATCTTTAAACTGATTGAACTAAGCAAACAGGTTGAATCAGAACGGAAGAAAAAAATTCCAACGAGTCAGTTAAATGATGAAATACTTCCTGAGATTGAAAAG contains:
- the der gene encoding ribosome biogenesis GTPase Der, producing MKLPLVAIVGRPNVGKSTLFNRLLGKRDAIVDDVSGVTRDRNYGESDWSGKKFRLIDTGGYVPESSDLFESAIREQVETAIDEADSIIFLLDFKAGLNPIDKIIANMLRQSGKKYFVVINKVDNEIQKQALSEFYEIGVDKIYNISALSGRQLGDLLDDITSDFPEIDETLQDPRLKIAIVGRPNVGKSSLANALLGQERSIVTDIPGTTRDSIDSILKYYGEEIILIDTAGLRKKSKVQESIEFFSNIRTYKAIGECDVAIVMIDAKLGFESQDQKIIDEVIRWRKGLIIAVNKWDLIEKDQNTALQFERAIRNKLGTADFAPIIFISALTKQRIFKLIELSKQVESERKKKIPTSQLNDEILPEIEKNPPPATKTGREVKIKYITQVGTHYPIFLFFTNYPNQVADHYKRFLENLLRRKYGFEGVPLTLSFKSKSKEFK